The Phragmites australis chromosome 1, lpPhrAust1.1, whole genome shotgun sequence genomic interval ACATTGATATGGAGGCCTTCGGCGACACCGAGCACAAGGCGACCCTTGCTGATAACATGATGATAGTGTCAGCGGACCGCTACACCGTTTGCCAAAATGCAGGCGTCGACGTTCATGGTCATCAACAGCCCAGGGCCATCGCGGACTGTTACCGTCCAGGAGCCAATGGCTTCGAAATGACCGTGAGGCATCATGGGGAGCATCATCAAGCGAGCTCAGTAGCGGCactgccaccgccacctcctttGGGCCCGTCGCTGCCACGGGCGCGCGGGACGGGGAGCGGAGACCGATCAGCTCCGGCAGGGAAAACAAGTCTGGACCACATCGGCTTGGACGAGCTGAGGAAATACTTCTACATGCCGATCACCAAGGCGGCGCGGGAGATGAACGTGGGGCTCACCGTGCTGAAGAAGCGGTGCCGCGAGCTCGGCGTCGCGCGGTGGCCGCACCGGAAGATGAAGAGCCTCAAGTCCCTCATCGTCAGCGTCCAGGTGAATTTCATCACGCGCGCGCGCACTTTTTCTCCACTAATTATGCATCCATGAAGAACCACAACGATCTGTTCGCTTGACCAATCACCATGCACCGCATCGATCGCCACGTTCTGAAGTTGCATGGATGCGTTCGTGCGTGCAGGAGATGGGTAATGGCATGTCCCCGGCGGTTGTGCAGCGGGAGCTGGCGGAGCTGGAGACGTACTGCGCGCTCATGGAGGACAACCCGTCGATCGAGCTCACCGACCGGACCAAGAAGCTGCGGCAGGCGTGCTTCAAGGAGAGCTACAAGCGGAGGAGGGCGGCCAGTAGTGCCTCTGCAGGCAACGAGGCGTGCTTCAAGAACTACATGATCGATCACATCTACAACTTTGGCCATTATCATCAGCTGCCTCTGCAGGCAACTAGTGCCGGGCACAGCCAGAGCAGCAGTTTCTTTGGATACTGAGCGATCGATTAGCATCGTCTCAAAGAATTCATGTATTGACATGGTGATGCGTATATATTGCAACCGATAATATGTATGGTTCATGCGGGCAGTTTTTCTAGATAATGGAAAACAATTCTGACCTCTGCATCGTGAGATGTGCACAGATATATTGTTACACTTACACCGCCTCAGCACAAAACTGATTAATCGAAAATATAACAAGCCATATGATTACACATCGGTAAAGTGTGGGAGCTATATTCTTGCGCGCATGCCTGTGTTGTGGACTTATTTGATGGTAtatcatgaatttttttatggcaTGCATTTGATTTATTGAAACTCGTTTGTGGGGAAGTATATGTCAGGGGAAAACAGCCCCGGATGTATTCATGTCGCAGACGGTTCTGTTGAACGAACCATCCCTAATACAACGCAGAACGGTTTATCTTCAGAACTAAATCTGTGATATGTA includes:
- the LOC133883770 gene encoding uncharacterized protein LOC133883770, whose product is MAPYCFDDDADWYHALEDFPPLCSSTSPLAMSVEDHLPIAVAPPSPRSSKNDLQGSDHGALLTADCSSSASILRDEDNYHLSMFSAPAPPASGDPYYDFNQLPPIAVDGATVGLDDALQLPFSDIDMEAFGDTEHKATLADNMMIVSADRYTVCQNAGVDVHGHQQPRAIADCYRPGANGFEMTVRHHGEHHQASSVAALPPPPPLGPSLPRARGTGSGDRSAPAGKTSLDHIGLDELRKYFYMPITKAAREMNVGLTVLKKRCRELGVARWPHRKMKSLKSLIVSVQEMGNGMSPAVVQRELAELETYCALMEDNPSIELTDRTKKLRQACFKESYKRRRAASSASAGNEACFKNYMIDHIYNFGHYHQLPLQPEEEADLDNGDVTDKHGYDEEDDEEPKGEGNDNKVDEEEKPEEEDDDNKEDNNNREDKPKEDEDCDDGKYDEHYWEQPDSLCWSQLTTINDDKDEDIAASKRRMLH